Within the Phaenicophaeus curvirostris isolate KB17595 unplaced genomic scaffold, BPBGC_Pcur_1.0 scaffold_259, whole genome shotgun sequence genome, the region ggtccagccaagaaaaaccgacgagtttgccaaaagaacaagatgtaataaagacaatgcgaggaagactacttacttcatctgaggaagactacttacttcatcaggacgaccaccagagggggctacgcaggcgcaatagagactgatgtcgcaataaggcgatgaagtaacctacctatgcatatgtattagataatgaagtaacctgttgaatatacaatagattgcgaaacttttagagaataaaaagcggacgcgatgtgacggtctttggaaccagatttgggtgcgtacccctggttcccggggcctcgaaataaagcaccacatataacctcctagtgtggttatgtgtttgtcattctgctaacagtttTTGGCGACCCAGGTGGGACCTCGCGGGCATTGTTGAGGCGGCTCGCGCATCGATTCTGCTCCAGCCGGCACCGAGTGATTCTCGGGGAGCCATCGACCGCGACCGACCTCCGCTGCTCCCGACGGACCAGGGATATTGGTAAGACACGGTGCTTTATCTGGAATGGTACCATttggggtctggtaaagcctgcctgtcagacgcggcgaaagctgcgcttggttgggctcaggggtctggtaaagcctgcctgtcagacgcggcgaaagctgcgcttggttgggctcaagggtctggtaaagcctgcctgtcagacgcggcgaaagctgcgcttggttgggctcaagggtctggtaaagcctgcctgttagacgcggcgaaagctgcgcttggttgggctcaggagctccgACGGGAAGCCTAGGCGCCGTCCGTAAGACAGCGGCGAAAGCTCTGCAGGTTCGGCATCAGTGGTCTGGTCTGGTAATTCcggaattctggtatttctggtactttgtagttttgttctgctctcagtaATTTATACTTTCCTGTCTAGTTAATCCATTCTAAGCTGTTTGtggtaaaaagagaaaaaaaaaagagaaaaaggaagaaaaaaaaaactaaaaaaaaacagaaaaaaaaaaaaaaaacaaaaaaacaaaacctcaacCACAATGTCAATACCTAAGTCATCTCCATTAGGATGTATTTTGagtcactggaaggagggaggatttgggcaggatatgcaaaaaggaaagttgattgAATATTGTAATGTCTGGTGGACACAATATGAATTAGAAGACCAGGTTCATTGGCCAGAAAACGGGACTCTAGATTATAATAcgatttttcagttaatgttgttttgtagacgagagggaaaatgggatgaagtaccatatgtagaactgttttttattttaaggcggaatgatgaatggaaaagagcatgcGGACTAATGGTTGtcagtgtaaaatcaaatgggCAATGTGATGGTTGTGTGGCTgagaaaaagtgcataaaatgtttagcagtagaaaatgcttcacgacatcagcaagatgatgattttgatttattgataaccccctcagccccagaccccagggaggggggatcgGGTAATGAGGGGAGGGACAGAAAGGGGGAGGATAGAAAATGCGaatatgaggaggaacaggtttatccaggtACTCCGATCTCTCATCGAACGCggcaaagagaaatccaggggagggaggctggacgTCAGCCATCTAAGGCATTACTAGCACCACTGCGTCAGGGGGTTGGAGCGGAGGGTCCAGTATATGTTAAAGTGCCTTTTACGCCAGGAgatttgatgctttggaaacagtctgctGGAGTTTATCGAGAAAACCCAGATAAGGTAGCAAGGGTAGTAAAAATGATTCTAAAGACTCAGAATCCTGATTGGGATGATATTCAGGTGTTATTGGACACTTTGATGgattctacagaaaaggagatggtgTTGAGAACTGCCCGTGAGCGGGTCAGGGAAGATATTAGACAGGGTGTTGTCACTGGGACGGTTGATCAGAACTTTCCTCTTGAAGATCCCATGTGGGATTATAATACTATGGGAGGAATGAGGAATTTGAGAAGGTACCAGGAATGGGTAGTTGTTGGAATACAGAATGCTATGcccaaaacaattaattggTCAAAGCTGTATAGTGTTAAACAGGAGAAGACGGAgtctccctctgcatttttagagcGGTTGAAAGAAGTGGCTAGGAAATTCACTGATTTGGACGTGGAGACAGAACAGGCTAAAGCCCAGTTAGCTTTGATTTTCTTAGGACAGTCGCAAGAtgatattagaaagaaactgcaaaaattagAGGGTGCGGAGTTGCGAGACTTAGATAGATTGCTGGAAGTTGCCTGGAAGGTGTACAACAATCGTGAAAAAGATAGTGCACAAAGGCAGCAACGGCACCTATTGGCGGTGATGCAAGGTAGAGGTCAGAATGAATTTGGGAACCGAGGTAGGGGAAGAGGAATGGTGCGCGGACGGGGAAGAGGATTTGGGCTCAATTATCCGGCCAGATTAGGGCTCAACCAGTGCGCGTACTGCAAGCAGGAAggacactggaaaaatgaatgtcCACAAAGCATAAGACAGACAGGgagttcatttaaaaatgcagaggcagcaaaaatgatggttctgggaaattatggaaaccaaagctgactagatttagaaagcagtgaacccctagtgaaaataaaattaggaggggaagaggtgcaatttttggtggatactggcgcaacatattcagttttaaatgatttatatggaaaaataggaaacaaaactacTACAATAGTGGGggccacagggaaagaggaaatacggCCATTCATGCGACCCTTAGAGTTACGATTTGGGGGAAAGGAATTAACACATGAATTCTTATATGTACCCGACTGCCcggttcctcttctgggacGGGATTTGTTATCtaaactaaatgcaaaaatcagctttgaaaatggagaattgaTTATGCAAGTCCCAGAATCGAACGTAGGAAAGATTTTAGTAGTgaaggaaaatcccaaacctcagaTACCCAAGAAGGTAGAAGAGGCAGTAATCCctacagtttgggaaacaagtataccaggaaaatcaaaaactgCTCAACCGGTAATAGTGGAgttaaaagagggagcaaggcCAGTACGAATAAAACAGTATCCCATAAAAATGGAAGCTCGATACGGAATAGTAGAAAtcattgaaaaatttttaaaatttggaatattggaggaatgtaagtcagaatataatactccaatctttccagtaaaaaaaaaaaaaaaaaaaccaaatgggGAGTATAGGTTAGTACAAGATTTGAGGGCCATCAACAATATTACGAAAGATATACATCCAGTCGTAGCTAACCCATATACattgttgacatctgtgaaagaaaaatatgaatggtttacagtaattgatttaaaagatgccttcttctgcattccccttgacaaagatagtaggaaactttttgcttttgagtgggaAAACCCATATAATGGACGAAAAACGCAACTCACGTGGACGAGGCTCCCACAAGGATTCAAGAATAGCCCAACTCTTTTTGGAAACCAACTGGCGAAAGAATTGGAGATATGGACTACGCAAGATAAAATTCAGGTACCAAGAACACAGTATCTTTTGTTACAATATGTAGATGACATATtccttgcaacagaacaagaatcattatgcatacaagtgactattgagattttaaaccaactgggtctaaatggatacaaggtttcaagagaaaaagctcaaattgcatgcacaactgtattgtatcttaGATGTGAGATAACACAGGGACAACGAAGGTTAAGAACGGATCATGTTAGAGCAATTTGTGCAATTCCAGAACCCCGGAACTTGCATGAACTGAGGACATTCTTGGGAATGGCAGAGTGGTGTAGGCTGTGGATAATGGACTATGGACTTATAGCAAAACCTCTGTATGAGGCACAAAAATTGCCTAATCTcatttgggagggacctcaaaaggagGCCTTTAGGAAACTAAAAGAGGCCTTGACTAAGGCACCAGCATTGGGCTTACCGGATTTAACAAAGACTTTGCAATTGTTTGTTCACGAAAGACAACGATTAGCACTGGGTGTCTTAACACAaaaattaggaagctggaaacGACCAGTGGGATACTTTTCTAAACAGTTGGACCCCGTTAGTGCAGGTTGGCCATCCTGCCTGAGAGCCGTAGCAGCAACTATAATTCTGATACAAGAAGGCAGAAAATTgactctaggaaaaaaacattgaagtttatATACCTCACATGGTGTTAACAGTCTTAGAACAAAAAGGGGGGCATTGGCTTTCCCCTAGCCGAATGATGAAGTTCCAAGCCATACTCACTGAACAGGATGATGtaagtttgaaaacaactaacctgttaaacccagcagcctttttaggtgcagcaacagaagatggtCCTTTGGAACATGATTGCATAGAAGTCATAGAACACACATATGCAACGAGAGCAGACTTGAAAGATACTCCAATCGAAcagcctgatcaagagctcttcacagaCGGGAGTAGCTTCGTGGAGAATGGAACGCGGTATGCAGGATATGCCGTGACCACACAGAGCATGGTAATAGAAGCACAGGCCCTACCGGTGGGGACCTCAGCACAACGGGCAGAAATAATAGCCCTCACAAAGGCATTAAAATTAAGCAAAGATAAATGAGTAAAcatatggacagattcaaaatatgcctttggagtagTTCATGTACACGGAGCTTTATGGAAAGAACGAGGATTATTATCCTCGCAGGGaaccaatataaaataccaaaaggaaattttaaacttgatatcTGCTGTGCAATTACCGGAGCAGGTAGCGATCATGCATTGCAAGGCACATCAAGGAGGAGACTCTAAGGTGGCCGAAGGAAACGCATTGGCAGATCGAACAGCTCGGCGGATAGCACGACAGGTACAGACGATGATGGCCTTGATACCTACCAAGGTAAGCCCTCTACAAGATTACCTGACACAGAAACCGAAATACTCggaagaggacaagaaattggccaatttaatgaaggcaaacctaaattctgaaggatggtaCGTAACTACAACTGGACAAATAATTGTACCTCCTGTCATTATGCGGGCAATTCTACAGGCAGAACATCAAAAGTGCCATtggggagcagaagcattagTGACTTATCTGAAACGAAGCATAATTTCGGCACAGATGTTAACAATggcaaaatctgtaaattcaaaatgtgaactttgctTGAAGAATAATCCTGTGGTTAGGAGGAGAGTAGAAATGGGACACATCAGAGTAGGCATGGAACCAGGAGattattggcaaatagactttgtagaattacctaaagctcaagggtacaaatatttgttagttGGGGTCGACACTTTTTCTGGATGGCcagaagcctttccctgtcgcaccaatcaagccaaagaaacagtgaaatggttgTTGAGGGAAATTATCCCTAGATTTGGGGTTCCCTTAGGTCTATCGTCTGATAGGGGACCACACTTTGTAGCCACAATTGTACAAGAAGTAAGTAAAGCATTGGGAATTTCCTGGAGTCTCCATACCCCATGGAGACCACAATCTAGTGGacaagtagaaaagatgaatcaGACGATAAAAAGACAAGtcagtaaaatatgccaagaagcTAAAATTCAATGGCCCCATGTATTACCAATAGCCCTTCTAAGAATAAGGATAAAGCCTAGGAGTGGAATAGGACTGAGTCCTTATGAAATCCTCTTTGGGAAACCATATGAGTcgccacaaccaaacccaaacatgcataTTAAAGGACACCAAGATGTGTACAACTATATGTTATCTCTTGGTAGAACTTTGACACAGCTACGAAGAGCCTTGATCTGGAACCGTCCGGTGTCATTAGAGAATTCAGTACATGAAATTGAACCGGGAGACCAGGTCTACGTCCGCGATTGGAGTGAAGAGCCACTGAAGGAACGGTGGAATGGACCGTACCTGGTGCTGCTAACAACTTTCACTGCGGTAAAGGTAAAAAGAATAGACTCTTAGATCCACTACACACGAGTAAAGAAGGCACCCAAGGACTGGAGAGTCGAAGTAGTCGGACCAACGAGactgaagctgaaaagcaagtaaaatgtcgTACTTCGAGTACGGGACTTTGATTATAGTTTGGTCCTTGATACCTATAATAGGTGTCACATCTCTAGAAATTCCATgtaagagagaaacaagcaagtaTACCATTGGACAAAATGCCATTCTGTCTTGCAGGTTTCAAAGTCATATCCCAATGAAAAGggaattaattcagattttttttgggaaaaggtgtCTGGAACTTGTGGAACACCTGAAACAATCTACGATAGCAAAAATTTGGGGTTAGATGGTTACAAACAAGAACTACAAGGGACATGGAAACATAAAGGGAAAGTATCGAACAAGTTTTATCCGCGAAATCCCATACGAGGTGAGACAAAACTGGAGCTGACGAATTTAACTTTGACTgaccaaggaaaatataggtgTTTTGTGGGAGCAGGAAGTAATGTAGACTATGGAGAAAGAACACTAATAATAGATCCCCTTCAAGaccatggaataaaagcagggcATACACATTATTCGGCTCCtctgggtagtgaggcact harbors:
- the LOC138734827 gene encoding LOW QUALITY PROTEIN: uncharacterized protein (The sequence of the model RefSeq protein was modified relative to this genomic sequence to represent the inferred CDS: deleted 1 base in 1 codon; substituted 1 base at 1 genomic stop codon); the encoded protein is MDYGLIAKPLYEAQKLPNLIWEGPQKEAFRKLKEALTKAPALGLPDLTKTLQLFVHERQRLALGVLTQKLGSWKRPVGYFSKQLDPVSAGWPSCLRAVAATIILIQEGRKLTLGKNIEVYIPHMVLTVLEQKGGHWLSPSRMMKFQAILTEQDDVSLKTTNLLNPAAFLGAATEDGPLEHDCIEVIEHTYATRADLKDTPIEQPDQELFTDGSSFVENGTRYAGYAVTTQSMVIEAQALPVGTSAQRAEIIALTKALKLSKDKXVNIWTDSKYAFGVVHVHGALWKERGLLSSQGTNIKYQKEILNLISAVQLPEQVAIMHCKAHQGGDSKVAEGNALADRTARRIARQVQTMMALIPTKVSPLQDYLTQKPKYSEEDKKLANLMKANLNSEGWYVTTTGQIIVPPVIMRAILQAEHQKCHWGAEALVTYLKRSIISAQMLTMAKSVNSKCELCLKNNPVVRRRVEMGHIRVGMEPGDYWQIDFVELPKAQGYKYLLVGVDTFSGWPEAFPCRTNQAKETVKWLLREIIPRFGVPLGLSSDRGPHFVATIVQE